The following proteins come from a genomic window of Canis aureus isolate CA01 chromosome 3, VMU_Caureus_v.1.0, whole genome shotgun sequence:
- the IL34 gene encoding interleukin-34 isoform X6: MPRGIAWLHYLGLLLGMALGNQGLEMWPLTQNEECAVTGFLRDKLQYRNRLQYMKHYFPINYRVSVPYEGVLRMANITRLQRARVSQQELRYLWVWVSLSATESVQEVLLEGHPSWKYLEDVHTLLLDVQQSLTDVEVGPKVEAVVSLLSAPRLSLKLVRPKALLDNCFRVMELLYCSCCKQSSVLNWQDCEVPSPQHHSPEPSSQCVAAQLYPLSQSPPISLPRSPRSKPGAPAP, translated from the exons ATCTCGGGCTCCTCCTTGGCATGGCCTTGGGGAACCAGGGTTTGGAGATGTGGCCCTTGACCCAGAACGAGGAGTGTGCCGTCACCGGCTTCCTGCGCGACAAGCTGCAGTACAGGAACCGCCTTCAGTACATG AAACACTACTTCCCCATCAACTACAGAGTCAGCGTGCCTTATGAGGGGGTGCTCAGAATGGCCAACATCACCAGGCTG CAGAGGGCCCGAGTCAGCCAGCAGGAGCTGCGCTATCTGTGGGTCTGGGTGAGCCTCAGTGCTACTGAGTCGGTGCAGGAAGTACTGCTTGAGGGCCACCCATCCTGGAAGTACCTGGAGGACGTACATACGCTGCTGCTGGATGTGCAGCAGAGCCTCACG GATGTGGAGGTCGGCCCCAAGGTGGAAGCGGTAGTGTCACTCCTGAGTGCCCCGAGGCTGAGCCTGAAGCTGGTGCGACCCAAAGCCCTCCTGGACAACTGCTTCCGGGTCATGGAACTGCTGTACTGTTCTTGCT GTAAACAGAGTTCTGTCCTAAACTGGCAGGACTGTGAGGTGCCGAGCCCTCAGCACCACAGCCCAGAGCCCTCATCGCAGTGCGTGGCTGCTCAGCTGTACCCCCTGTCCCAGTCGCCGCCTATCTCCCTGCCCCGCTCCCCACGGTCCAAGCCTGGAGCCCCAGCTCCGTGA
- the IL34 gene encoding interleukin-34 isoform X4, translated as MKTQSQALRTLPPQMRWGLRLPRAGGCASPSDLGLLLGMALGNQGLEMWPLTQNEECAVTGFLRDKLQYRNRLQYMKHYFPINYRVSVPYEGVLRMANITRLRARVSQQELRYLWVWVSLSATESVQEVLLEGHPSWKYLEDVHTLLLDVQQSLTDVEVGPKVEAVVSLLSAPRLSLKLVRPKALLDNCFRVMELLYCSCCKQSSVLNWQDCEVPSPQHHSPEPSSQCVAAQLYPLSQSPPISLPRSPRSKPGAPAP; from the exons ATGAAAACGCAGAGCCAGGCTTTGAGGACGCTCCCGCCCCAGATGCGGTGGGGGCTGAGGCTGCCCCGGGCAGGGGGCTGTGCCTCCCCCTCGG ATCTCGGGCTCCTCCTTGGCATGGCCTTGGGGAACCAGGGTTTGGAGATGTGGCCCTTGACCCAGAACGAGGAGTGTGCCGTCACCGGCTTCCTGCGCGACAAGCTGCAGTACAGGAACCGCCTTCAGTACATG AAACACTACTTCCCCATCAACTACAGAGTCAGCGTGCCTTATGAGGGGGTGCTCAGAATGGCCAACATCACCAGGCTG AGGGCCCGAGTCAGCCAGCAGGAGCTGCGCTATCTGTGGGTCTGGGTGAGCCTCAGTGCTACTGAGTCGGTGCAGGAAGTACTGCTTGAGGGCCACCCATCCTGGAAGTACCTGGAGGACGTACATACGCTGCTGCTGGATGTGCAGCAGAGCCTCACG GATGTGGAGGTCGGCCCCAAGGTGGAAGCGGTAGTGTCACTCCTGAGTGCCCCGAGGCTGAGCCTGAAGCTGGTGCGACCCAAAGCCCTCCTGGACAACTGCTTCCGGGTCATGGAACTGCTGTACTGTTCTTGCT GTAAACAGAGTTCTGTCCTAAACTGGCAGGACTGTGAGGTGCCGAGCCCTCAGCACCACAGCCCAGAGCCCTCATCGCAGTGCGTGGCTGCTCAGCTGTACCCCCTGTCCCAGTCGCCGCCTATCTCCCTGCCCCGCTCCCCACGGTCCAAGCCTGGAGCCCCAGCTCCGTGA
- the IL34 gene encoding interleukin-34 isoform X8 has product MALGNQGLEMWPLTQNEECAVTGFLRDKLQYRNRLQYMKHYFPINYRVSVPYEGVLRMANITRLQRARVSQQELRYLWVWVSLSATESVQEVLLEGHPSWKYLEDVHTLLLDVQQSLTVSCAEVQDVEVGPKVEAVVSLLSAPRLSLKLVRPKALLDNCFRVMELLYCSCCKQSSVLNWQDCEVPSPQHHSPEPSSQCVAAQLYPLSQSPPISLPRSPRSKPGAPAP; this is encoded by the exons ATGGCCTTGGGGAACCAGGGTTTGGAGATGTGGCCCTTGACCCAGAACGAGGAGTGTGCCGTCACCGGCTTCCTGCGCGACAAGCTGCAGTACAGGAACCGCCTTCAGTACATG AAACACTACTTCCCCATCAACTACAGAGTCAGCGTGCCTTATGAGGGGGTGCTCAGAATGGCCAACATCACCAGGCTG CAGAGGGCCCGAGTCAGCCAGCAGGAGCTGCGCTATCTGTGGGTCTGGGTGAGCCTCAGTGCTACTGAGTCGGTGCAGGAAGTACTGCTTGAGGGCCACCCATCCTGGAAGTACCTGGAGGACGTACATACGCTGCTGCTGGATGTGCAGCAGAGCCTCACGGTGAGCTGTGCAGAGGTGCAG GATGTGGAGGTCGGCCCCAAGGTGGAAGCGGTAGTGTCACTCCTGAGTGCCCCGAGGCTGAGCCTGAAGCTGGTGCGACCCAAAGCCCTCCTGGACAACTGCTTCCGGGTCATGGAACTGCTGTACTGTTCTTGCT GTAAACAGAGTTCTGTCCTAAACTGGCAGGACTGTGAGGTGCCGAGCCCTCAGCACCACAGCCCAGAGCCCTCATCGCAGTGCGTGGCTGCTCAGCTGTACCCCCTGTCCCAGTCGCCGCCTATCTCCCTGCCCCGCTCCCCACGGTCCAAGCCTGGAGCCCCAGCTCCGTGA
- the IL34 gene encoding interleukin-34 isoform X3 yields MKTQSQALRTLPPQMRWGLRLPRAGGCASPSDLGLLLGMALGNQGLEMWPLTQNEECAVTGFLRDKLQYRNRLQYMKHYFPINYRVSVPYEGVLRMANITRLQRARVSQQELRYLWVWVSLSATESVQEVLLEGHPSWKYLEDVHTLLLDVQQSLTDVEVGPKVEAVVSLLSAPRLSLKLVRPKALLDNCFRVMELLYCSCCKQSSVLNWQDCEVPSPQHHSPEPSSQCVAAQLYPLSQSPPISLPRSPRSKPGAPAP; encoded by the exons ATGAAAACGCAGAGCCAGGCTTTGAGGACGCTCCCGCCCCAGATGCGGTGGGGGCTGAGGCTGCCCCGGGCAGGGGGCTGTGCCTCCCCCTCGG ATCTCGGGCTCCTCCTTGGCATGGCCTTGGGGAACCAGGGTTTGGAGATGTGGCCCTTGACCCAGAACGAGGAGTGTGCCGTCACCGGCTTCCTGCGCGACAAGCTGCAGTACAGGAACCGCCTTCAGTACATG AAACACTACTTCCCCATCAACTACAGAGTCAGCGTGCCTTATGAGGGGGTGCTCAGAATGGCCAACATCACCAGGCTG CAGAGGGCCCGAGTCAGCCAGCAGGAGCTGCGCTATCTGTGGGTCTGGGTGAGCCTCAGTGCTACTGAGTCGGTGCAGGAAGTACTGCTTGAGGGCCACCCATCCTGGAAGTACCTGGAGGACGTACATACGCTGCTGCTGGATGTGCAGCAGAGCCTCACG GATGTGGAGGTCGGCCCCAAGGTGGAAGCGGTAGTGTCACTCCTGAGTGCCCCGAGGCTGAGCCTGAAGCTGGTGCGACCCAAAGCCCTCCTGGACAACTGCTTCCGGGTCATGGAACTGCTGTACTGTTCTTGCT GTAAACAGAGTTCTGTCCTAAACTGGCAGGACTGTGAGGTGCCGAGCCCTCAGCACCACAGCCCAGAGCCCTCATCGCAGTGCGTGGCTGCTCAGCTGTACCCCCTGTCCCAGTCGCCGCCTATCTCCCTGCCCCGCTCCCCACGGTCCAAGCCTGGAGCCCCAGCTCCGTGA
- the IL34 gene encoding interleukin-34 isoform X2: MKTQSQALRTLPPQMRWGLRLPRAGGCASPSDLGLLLGMALGNQGLEMWPLTQNEECAVTGFLRDKLQYRNRLQYMKHYFPINYRVSVPYEGVLRMANITRLRARVSQQELRYLWVWVSLSATESVQEVLLEGHPSWKYLEDVHTLLLDVQQSLTVSCAEVQDVEVGPKVEAVVSLLSAPRLSLKLVRPKALLDNCFRVMELLYCSCCKQSSVLNWQDCEVPSPQHHSPEPSSQCVAAQLYPLSQSPPISLPRSPRSKPGAPAP; encoded by the exons ATGAAAACGCAGAGCCAGGCTTTGAGGACGCTCCCGCCCCAGATGCGGTGGGGGCTGAGGCTGCCCCGGGCAGGGGGCTGTGCCTCCCCCTCGG ATCTCGGGCTCCTCCTTGGCATGGCCTTGGGGAACCAGGGTTTGGAGATGTGGCCCTTGACCCAGAACGAGGAGTGTGCCGTCACCGGCTTCCTGCGCGACAAGCTGCAGTACAGGAACCGCCTTCAGTACATG AAACACTACTTCCCCATCAACTACAGAGTCAGCGTGCCTTATGAGGGGGTGCTCAGAATGGCCAACATCACCAGGCTG AGGGCCCGAGTCAGCCAGCAGGAGCTGCGCTATCTGTGGGTCTGGGTGAGCCTCAGTGCTACTGAGTCGGTGCAGGAAGTACTGCTTGAGGGCCACCCATCCTGGAAGTACCTGGAGGACGTACATACGCTGCTGCTGGATGTGCAGCAGAGCCTCACGGTGAGCTGTGCAGAGGTGCAG GATGTGGAGGTCGGCCCCAAGGTGGAAGCGGTAGTGTCACTCCTGAGTGCCCCGAGGCTGAGCCTGAAGCTGGTGCGACCCAAAGCCCTCCTGGACAACTGCTTCCGGGTCATGGAACTGCTGTACTGTTCTTGCT GTAAACAGAGTTCTGTCCTAAACTGGCAGGACTGTGAGGTGCCGAGCCCTCAGCACCACAGCCCAGAGCCCTCATCGCAGTGCGTGGCTGCTCAGCTGTACCCCCTGTCCCAGTCGCCGCCTATCTCCCTGCCCCGCTCCCCACGGTCCAAGCCTGGAGCCCCAGCTCCGTGA
- the IL34 gene encoding interleukin-34 isoform X7, whose translation MPRGIAWLHYLGLLLGMALGNQGLEMWPLTQNEECAVTGFLRDKLQYRNRLQYMKHYFPINYRVSVPYEGVLRMANITRLRARVSQQELRYLWVWVSLSATESVQEVLLEGHPSWKYLEDVHTLLLDVQQSLTDVEVGPKVEAVVSLLSAPRLSLKLVRPKALLDNCFRVMELLYCSCCKQSSVLNWQDCEVPSPQHHSPEPSSQCVAAQLYPLSQSPPISLPRSPRSKPGAPAP comes from the exons ATCTCGGGCTCCTCCTTGGCATGGCCTTGGGGAACCAGGGTTTGGAGATGTGGCCCTTGACCCAGAACGAGGAGTGTGCCGTCACCGGCTTCCTGCGCGACAAGCTGCAGTACAGGAACCGCCTTCAGTACATG AAACACTACTTCCCCATCAACTACAGAGTCAGCGTGCCTTATGAGGGGGTGCTCAGAATGGCCAACATCACCAGGCTG AGGGCCCGAGTCAGCCAGCAGGAGCTGCGCTATCTGTGGGTCTGGGTGAGCCTCAGTGCTACTGAGTCGGTGCAGGAAGTACTGCTTGAGGGCCACCCATCCTGGAAGTACCTGGAGGACGTACATACGCTGCTGCTGGATGTGCAGCAGAGCCTCACG GATGTGGAGGTCGGCCCCAAGGTGGAAGCGGTAGTGTCACTCCTGAGTGCCCCGAGGCTGAGCCTGAAGCTGGTGCGACCCAAAGCCCTCCTGGACAACTGCTTCCGGGTCATGGAACTGCTGTACTGTTCTTGCT GTAAACAGAGTTCTGTCCTAAACTGGCAGGACTGTGAGGTGCCGAGCCCTCAGCACCACAGCCCAGAGCCCTCATCGCAGTGCGTGGCTGCTCAGCTGTACCCCCTGTCCCAGTCGCCGCCTATCTCCCTGCCCCGCTCCCCACGGTCCAAGCCTGGAGCCCCAGCTCCGTGA
- the IL34 gene encoding interleukin-34 isoform X1 — translation MKTQSQALRTLPPQMRWGLRLPRAGGCASPSDLGLLLGMALGNQGLEMWPLTQNEECAVTGFLRDKLQYRNRLQYMKHYFPINYRVSVPYEGVLRMANITRLQRARVSQQELRYLWVWVSLSATESVQEVLLEGHPSWKYLEDVHTLLLDVQQSLTVSCAEVQDVEVGPKVEAVVSLLSAPRLSLKLVRPKALLDNCFRVMELLYCSCCKQSSVLNWQDCEVPSPQHHSPEPSSQCVAAQLYPLSQSPPISLPRSPRSKPGAPAP, via the exons ATGAAAACGCAGAGCCAGGCTTTGAGGACGCTCCCGCCCCAGATGCGGTGGGGGCTGAGGCTGCCCCGGGCAGGGGGCTGTGCCTCCCCCTCGG ATCTCGGGCTCCTCCTTGGCATGGCCTTGGGGAACCAGGGTTTGGAGATGTGGCCCTTGACCCAGAACGAGGAGTGTGCCGTCACCGGCTTCCTGCGCGACAAGCTGCAGTACAGGAACCGCCTTCAGTACATG AAACACTACTTCCCCATCAACTACAGAGTCAGCGTGCCTTATGAGGGGGTGCTCAGAATGGCCAACATCACCAGGCTG CAGAGGGCCCGAGTCAGCCAGCAGGAGCTGCGCTATCTGTGGGTCTGGGTGAGCCTCAGTGCTACTGAGTCGGTGCAGGAAGTACTGCTTGAGGGCCACCCATCCTGGAAGTACCTGGAGGACGTACATACGCTGCTGCTGGATGTGCAGCAGAGCCTCACGGTGAGCTGTGCAGAGGTGCAG GATGTGGAGGTCGGCCCCAAGGTGGAAGCGGTAGTGTCACTCCTGAGTGCCCCGAGGCTGAGCCTGAAGCTGGTGCGACCCAAAGCCCTCCTGGACAACTGCTTCCGGGTCATGGAACTGCTGTACTGTTCTTGCT GTAAACAGAGTTCTGTCCTAAACTGGCAGGACTGTGAGGTGCCGAGCCCTCAGCACCACAGCCCAGAGCCCTCATCGCAGTGCGTGGCTGCTCAGCTGTACCCCCTGTCCCAGTCGCCGCCTATCTCCCTGCCCCGCTCCCCACGGTCCAAGCCTGGAGCCCCAGCTCCGTGA
- the IL34 gene encoding interleukin-34 isoform X5 — protein MPRGIAWLHYLGLLLGMALGNQGLEMWPLTQNEECAVTGFLRDKLQYRNRLQYMKHYFPINYRVSVPYEGVLRMANITRLQRARVSQQELRYLWVWVSLSATESVQEVLLEGHPSWKYLEDVHTLLLDVQQSLTVSCAEVQDVEVGPKVEAVVSLLSAPRLSLKLVRPKALLDNCFRVMELLYCSCCKQSSVLNWQDCEVPSPQHHSPEPSSQCVAAQLYPLSQSPPISLPRSPRSKPGAPAP, from the exons ATCTCGGGCTCCTCCTTGGCATGGCCTTGGGGAACCAGGGTTTGGAGATGTGGCCCTTGACCCAGAACGAGGAGTGTGCCGTCACCGGCTTCCTGCGCGACAAGCTGCAGTACAGGAACCGCCTTCAGTACATG AAACACTACTTCCCCATCAACTACAGAGTCAGCGTGCCTTATGAGGGGGTGCTCAGAATGGCCAACATCACCAGGCTG CAGAGGGCCCGAGTCAGCCAGCAGGAGCTGCGCTATCTGTGGGTCTGGGTGAGCCTCAGTGCTACTGAGTCGGTGCAGGAAGTACTGCTTGAGGGCCACCCATCCTGGAAGTACCTGGAGGACGTACATACGCTGCTGCTGGATGTGCAGCAGAGCCTCACGGTGAGCTGTGCAGAGGTGCAG GATGTGGAGGTCGGCCCCAAGGTGGAAGCGGTAGTGTCACTCCTGAGTGCCCCGAGGCTGAGCCTGAAGCTGGTGCGACCCAAAGCCCTCCTGGACAACTGCTTCCGGGTCATGGAACTGCTGTACTGTTCTTGCT GTAAACAGAGTTCTGTCCTAAACTGGCAGGACTGTGAGGTGCCGAGCCCTCAGCACCACAGCCCAGAGCCCTCATCGCAGTGCGTGGCTGCTCAGCTGTACCCCCTGTCCCAGTCGCCGCCTATCTCCCTGCCCCGCTCCCCACGGTCCAAGCCTGGAGCCCCAGCTCCGTGA